GATCCAGCAAAAATTGAACAACATCAGCAATGAGGTTGAAAAAGACATAAGCCACCGCAACAATAAGCACCCCGCCCTGGACCAGCAGCAGATCACGGGTAGATATGGCATTAACCAGCATGCTGCCTATGCCCGGCCATTGAAAGACTGTTTCCACATAAACAGCTCCACCGAGAACAAAACCGGCCTGGATACCGATTACCGGAACAATGCTCACCAATGCAGCCTTGAATGCGTGTCTGTATATGACCCGCCTTTCACGAAGCCCTTTGGCCCTGGCAGTGCGGATGTAGTCCTGACGCAACACTTCAAGCATGCTGGATCTGGTCAGCCTGGCAATAACTCCGGTGGCAATAAAGGCCAGAGTTCCTGCCGGCAGAATCAGGTGGCGAAGCAGATCCGGCAAATCCCCTCCTCCGTAAATGGAATACATGCCGCTTGCAGGAAGCCAGCTTAGATTCACTGCAAAAACAATAATCAAAAGCAGTCCCAGCCAGAACGCCGGAGTGGAAATACCAATGAGCACTATGACGGTGATCAGTTTGTCAGCCAGACCATACTGGCGGCTGGCGGAAATAATGCCGGCCAGGAGCCCCATAATGGAACAGATGATCAGCGCTGTACCCGCAAGGATCAAGGTGGCGCTGAACCTTTCAGTAACAATATCCAGTACAGGCCTGTTCTGGGCGTAGGAACGACCGAAGTCTCCCTGAAAAATATTGGTCAGCCAGGTCATGTACTGCCTGGGAAGGGATTGATCCAGACCGAGCTGCCGGTTGAGCTGAGCTACATTTTCCGGTGTGGCATAAGCCCCGAGAATTGCTGTAGCTGGATCGCCTGGAATCAGGGCCATGATGAAAAAGACAATAATTGTCAGCCCTAAAATGACCGGGATGGTGGCCAGAAGTCTTTTGCCGATATAGAGCCAGATTTTTGTGGACATGAGCTTTTCTTGAAATTTTGTATTGCCAAAGGATTGGTTGTCCATCAGGGACAGCGGTATTGCCGTCCCTTACAAGTAACTACAAACATTTTACTAATAAAATCAGACTGTTACAATTTTAAGATTTTTACATATGATTGATTCTCAATTGCCTGAAAAATTCCGTCAAAGATGAGAGCTTTACGCCAGGCACAGGGACTGTCCCTCGCTGTGTAAATTTTGTCATCAAAGAAAATCTCTTCCAGGAACCAATGTAGCATCAATCTTTTTTAAAGTACCTCGCGGGGACTGTCCCAATTTCCAAATATGGGACTGTTCTTCAAGGTGGAGGCGGCTTCCAGCCGCCTGGAATTAAATAGCCTGCAGGATGCAGGCTCCACTTTAAAGACAGTTACTCACAGGTTCGGTCCCGGTCCGCCCGGGTGAGGAGCTTTTAAGGAAAGCAGGGGACAGGCACTCCGGGACCCACTTGAGCAATAACCCATGTTTTAAGCTTCCCATTTCAGAGAAAATTAAGTCCAGGAAGAGCCAGTCCCCACATAAGATCCAAAGGTCTAAACAATTACCAATCTAGCACATGGTACATATTTTTTAATCAACAAACTAGTTGTTGCGATCAGAGTTTGTGGATCCTGCATCTTGCCGGCTATGCTTAAACTGGCATGCTGGAAGCAGACCCCACCCTGTCTACATTTTGCTTACATCGTGCAGAAGCAGGAAAAAGGATGGCTGCAGACGAAAACCTTCAACCCTGCTGGATGCTACAGCGTTCTGTTTCCAATTGGCTACAAAAGCCCAGGGCGCATCTTCATACACTATTTCCTGCATCCTGCGATACAGCTCAGCCCTTTCATCCTGATCAGTGCTCTGTCTGGCCCTGGCCAGAAGTTCATCCACCTCAGGATTGCTGTAGTATCCTGAATTAAACCCCCCATGCTCAGGCCATGCTTCTGTGCGCAGGGCAAGGTAAGGAAGAGTGTCCGGATCATTGGTCATCCAGGCCATTTGAGCCATGTCTGCCTTGCCTTCAAGACCGGGATTGACCCTGCCCAGAAAAGTGTTCCACTCGTAGGTCTCAATGCTGACCCTGAGGCCAACTTCAGCCAGATCAGCCTGAATGGCAGCTCCCATGGACAATGGATCAAGCATGCCTGACCCGCCTTCTGTAACATAGAATGTAAGCTGAGCACCCTCGGCACCTGCTTCAGCCAGTAAAGCTCTGGCCTTGTCAGGATCGTAAGGATAAGGTTCCAGCGCATCATTATAAGCCCACGCAAATGCGGGAGGAGTTGGTCCGGCAGCTACAGCAGCAGTGCCCTGAAGTACGTCTCTCACCAGTGACTCCTTGTCTATGGCATAATTCACAGCCTGACGAACACGCTGATCCTTGAATGGACCTTCTTTCATATTCAAAATAAGAAACCAGAGATGAGGACCGGCCTGCTCAAATACCTGATAATTGGCATCAGCCTTGAAATGACCGACATTGTCAGGTGGAACTTCTACCATAAGGTCAATACCACCGGAAAGCATCTCTGCCACTCGGGTATTGGCATCTGTTATGGGCCTGAAAACAACCGCTTCCAATGAGGGTACTCCATCCCAGTAATCGCTGTTTCTAACCAGCACAACTCTGGTATTGGCACGCCATTCTTCAAATCTGAAAGGCCCTGTCCCTGATGGATGACGACCGAAATCCTCCTGGTGCTCTTTAACTGCAGCTGGAGAAACAATGAGGCCTGTGGGATAGGCAAGATTGGAAAGTAGAGGAGCAAAAGGCTCGGACAAGGTGAACTTTACTGAATAATCATCCAGAGCCTCTACAGAATCTACCTGGCTGAAGTAAAATGACAGTGGAAAAGGGCCTGTATGGTGATATGGATGGTCTTCGTCAAGCATTCTCTGAAAATTGAAAACCACAGCTTCAGCGTTAAAAGCCGAACCATCGTGAAAGCTTATTCCCTGCCTCAGCTGAAAAACATACTCAAGTCCGTCATCGCTGATGGTCCAGGATTCGGCAAGAGCGGGTTCCACTTCAAGAGAGCCGTCTTCATAGCGAACCAGACCGTCATAGATATTCATAAGTATCCGAAAATCATTAACAGCGGTAACCCCGTGCGGGTCCAGAGATTGTGGTTCAGCAATCTGCCCCACCACCAGAACATTGGGTGGCGTGGCTGACCAGGCGGTTTTAAATGAAATGAAACTCAGCAGAACAAAAAAAACCAACAAAAAATACCAGGATTTTTTCATAATTTCCCCTTTTTTCAGCTATAGGTTCTAAGAAAAAAGCACTCATAAAAGTTTAAAAGTTTCATTACATTTTTATCATCATTTCGTCAATTAAGATAATTAATTAACGAATCTGTGCACTGAAGACAATTTAAGTCTTTTGAGCACTTTGCATAAAAAAGGGTAATAGAATAATGATCAAGTGGGGGCCGGAATGTGTCTTTTGTTTTACGAACAAAAGTAACAACCAGTTCCGGCATTCTCAAGCAGGTAATTTAGACCTGGTGACTCAGGATTATATGCTATCAAGTTTTCCATCATGTTTGACATAAAGCTTTGTTCCGGATAATTTTCTCTGATGACATATTCCATAGTTGCTACAGATCCTGTTTCAGGGGCCATGGGTGCAGCTACAGCCACAGGCCTGGCTGCAGTGGGCGGCTTTGTGACTCATACCAGATTTGGTGCCGGTGCTATAGCTACCCAGGGTCTGTTTACCAACTGGATATCTGGGGAAAAAGGTCTTGCCCTGCTTATGCAGGGTCATGATGCCAACAAGGTCATGGAAATACTGGTTAATGAGGATAATGGAAGTTCCCAGAGACAATTTATTGTCTGTGATACACTGGGCAATACTGCCGGACATACCGGTCATGCCAATAAAGATTTTAAAATTCATGTTTGCCGGCAGGACTATGCCATTGCCGGTAATATGCTCGCAGGTAAAGACATTATTGAGGCCATGGAGGCAGCTTTTCTCGGTGATGAGAGCCAGGAGCTGCATTTAAGGCTTATCAATTCTCTCATGGCTGGAGAAAAAGCTGGTGGAGACTATAGAGGAACTCATAGTTGTGCAGTAAAAGTATCATATTTTGATCGCCCTCCCTTTGATTTACGGGTAGACTGGGCGGATTATAACTGCTGTCAACAGCTTCTAAGCATATATGAAAAGACTCAGTGTACATCATTTCAGGAATTTATTGCCTGGGTCCCCACTATTGCTGAACCCGACAAGAAGAAGGTTATGCTTGAACCGGCCATGCCTTTGGCAGCTACGCTGGTTGCCCCGGATATAATTGCAAATGATAAGGAAAACATATGAAAATTAGTGGACAACAAATATTTGATATTCTTGAAGAAGCAGCAACCTTCTCCCTGCCTGGTCCGGGAGTGACAAGGGTGCTTGGTTCACCCCAACATAAAGCACTGCTTCCCAAACTAAAACAATGGATGCAGCAGGCAGGGCTTGAAACCAGGCTTGACGCTGCAGGAAATTTAATTGGCCGTTATCCCATAGAAGGTCTTAGCAAAAAGACACTGATTCTTGGTTCACATCAGGATACTGTTGTACAGGGAGGCAAATACGACGGAATGCTGGGCATAGTTGTTCCTCTCGTAGCACTTGCGGAACTAAATGCCCAAAAAGCTGTCCTGCCCTGCAATGTTGAGCTGATTGCCTTTAGTGATGAAGAAGGTGTCCGCTTTCCCAGCACCCTGACAGGCAGTTCACCTCTTGCTGGTAAATTTGACATGCGCAACTTGCAGCTTAAGGACAAGGACGGCGTAACTTTAGAGCAGGCTTTGCTTGACATAGGCGGAAATCCTGAACAGATTCCTGCTCTGGCCCGCAACCCTGAGGACATGGCCGGGTATCTGGAAGTTCATATTGAACAGGGACCTGTTCTGGAAAATGAAGATCTGCCTGTTGGAATTGTATCCGCCATTACAGGCATTGAAAGGCATAGCGTGATTGTTCATGGTGAAGCAGGACATGCCGGAACAATTCCCATGAATATGAGAAAGGATGCTCTGGTTGGGGCAGCCAGAATCGTCTCCACTGTTGACCAGACATGTAAAATGACTGACTCACTGGTAGGTGTTGTAGGCTCTTTGAGTGTCAGCCCCAATGCTGTCAATGTAGTCCCTGCTCTGGTCAATCTCACCATAGAGTTGCGCTCTCCTGATTCAAAGCTTCGAGCCAGGAGCAGGGAGCAAATTTTTGCCACCATTCAGGAACATGCCAAAGAACTCAACCTGGGCTTAGAACACCAGATGACCTATGCTCAGGACGGGGTTGAATGTTCTCCAAAAATTCAGAAAGGCCTGGCCCGGGCATTTTCATCTTTTGGAATCTCACCGCGTTACCTTTTCAGCGGTGCAGGCCATGACGGACTGGCCATGTCCTACCTGACGGATGTAGGTATGCTTTTTGTCAGATGTAAAAAAGGAGTCAGTCATCATCCTGATGAAGCTATCACCATGGATGACGCTGAAACAGCAGCAAGGATTGTTAAAGAGTTTCTTTTGAGTTGTAATGCGGACGGTTAAATCTGATCAAGATTACCCTCACCTAATGCGGGCTGTGCCTGCAACCCAATTTAAACAAGAATGAATAGTTAAGTTTGGGCGATAACCTTACTTCTCAGGCTGAAGGCTGAAGGCTGAAGAATAATGATCTTGGGCATCATTGCTCTTTTAAGTTTGAATAAATTTCTTGTTTTTTTCTACAGGATTGAAACGGTAAGTTACTAAATGCAACTGCTGAAATTCTTTCATCTCAAAGAACATCCTTTTGAGAGCAGCCCAGATCCCAAAATTCTTTTTCCTGGAGAAAACTTCAAGCAAACCTTGAAGAATATCTGGAAAAACATTTGCAGCGCCAACGGATTTGTTTTGCTTACGGGCCAGGAAGGCACAGGCAAAACTCTGCTTCTAAAGGCCATTCAAAACAAAATCAGCCTTAATCATTACACCTGTTTCATTTCTGATTCACAACTCACCCCGCGAGATCTGCTGGAAACACTTCTCGAGCATTTTGGCGTATATCCTGACATTAAAGATAATGTGCCTATGGGTATCATGCTGCGCAAGCTTCATGTTTTTTTGATGGATAGAGCCATTAGAAATGAACGAGTTATCATTTTTATCGATAATCTGCATGACATGCCGGATGATACGCTTAAAGAACTGAAAAGTTTTACCGATCTTGAAGCAGATAATGAAAAAGTATTGCAGATAGTGCTTGCCGGCAGACCGCAATGCCAAGGGTTGCTCGGCAAAACAGAACTCAAATCTTTGACTGATCGAATCAAAGGCGATTACCGACTCAATGCTTTGAGTAGAAATGAAGTGGTCCAGTACATTGCCCATAGAGTCAAGGTTTCTTCCATCAATCCCAGAGACAGAAAGGTCAAGTTTACCCCAAAAGCTCTGTTGGCTGTTTATAAAATCAGTCAGGGTATTCCGGGGACCATAAATGCCATATGCAGGCGAACTATGGCTGCTGCCCTGGACAATAATTCGCATACAATCAATTTAGATATTTTCAAGCAGGCCATTGAAGGGCAAAGCAAAAAAAAACATGCTCAGGGTTTTAACGGTTTGACCAGGGTATACATCAAGGCTGCTGCGGTTTTTCTGATCATTTTGTTCACTGGCATCTTTATATTCCTGAAAAGCAGGCCAGGACCTGACCCGGATTTGTTCACCAGAAATACACCGGCTTTGCCCACTCAGCATCTGACTGAGCAAGGAAATCAAAATGCTGGTGATATGCCTGGCCAGACTCAGACACATGACCAGACACATGACCAGAGGCATGACAATGAAGTGTCGGCTCAAAAGGTTTCAGACCAGGAAGACATAAAAATCAGACAAATCAAGATTGACCAACCTCCGCCTGAAGCACTGCATGTATCCTCGGGAGCTGAATTTATCCGGGTTCTCATTGACCAGGGCATGGCACAAATATGGAAAGGGACGGATCAGGGACTTTTGCTGTTTCATACTGTTGATTATGACTGGCATTATGGTCCAGGACTTTTCCTGACTGGCAATGATCCTGATACAGGACCCTATGTTTTTGATCATCAGGCCCACCTGCTGGATGAGCCTTCAATAACTCTGTCCGCTTTTTTCAGTCACCTGGAAGAATATATTGTAAGAAATGCAGCACCTGTGCTTGCAACCTCTGCCACGCAAGTGTTCCAACCTGATTATGGAGATGTCAGAAACAGAATGAACCACAGTTTCTATCAGTTTATTCATACCTGGGAAAGTATGGAGATAGATGATCTTTTTGAAATCTATGCTGATGAGGTGATTCAGCACTATATGCATCTCAGTCAGCCGGTTATTTTTGATCATCACCAGGCCTATCTGCAAAAACAGGAACTGTTCAGCCGTACCGACTTTATTGCTCTGGAAGTTGCCAAACCCGTATTTCTCATACATCCCTATAAACCAGAACAGATTATGGCAGTCTATCATCAGAAATACAGATCTGACACTCTGGAAGATAAAGGCACAAAAGTACTGTTTTTTACTAAGAATCCCACAGCATCAAATTATCAATGGCTGGTTAATGAGGAGTTCTGGGTGCGGGATATGTAGGTATAAACCCGGGATGAGACACTTACGAATCTCGCAAAACCATTAATGTACGCCCACAGACCTGTCTAAACACATAAGTAAGTGGTTCAGGCCCCTTACATACCGCCAGCCCCAGTTTGTAGCGTTCATCAGGCATCCGGCACAGTGCCATGCTGTAATCTGTTTTTTTTCCGCATTGGACTATATATGGACCAGGATCAAATCTAACAGCAATATCCTTTAAAGAAAAAGCAAGTCCCTGCCCTGTTGCCTTGAGGTAACTCTCTCTTAGAACCCATAACTCCATTATTGCGCCGTAATGTTCTGAGCTAGGCAGGGAAGCAATATACTCATTTTCCTCGTGTGAAAAATATCTGCCTGCCACCAGCCCCGCGTCTCTATCCGAATGTTCAATGTCAATTCCGACAGGCTTATCACTCACAGCACACACAACCCAGTCTCTGGAATGAGAAATGTTATAATGAAAGCCTGGTGCTTCAAGAAGATAAGGCTTTCCATGGGGTAACTGACCCTCTTCAGGGGGCAAGGAAATTTTCAGGGCAGATTCATATACAGCGATGCTCAACAAAATCCCCGCTCCAATACATCTTGCTTTGTCACCGGCAAATTTGAATCTTGATGCAGTCTCAAGACGTGAGGGGTGAATAATGGCTGAAAAGCTCTGATCTAAGTTAAGATCAGAAATGTTCAGGGTGTAAATGGCTACCATCTGTTATCATTTATCTGTTTTTGGCGTAATTGTAGCTGCAGGGTTAACAATTGACAGATAGCCGGCTTACCGAGTTATGAAGGGAGCTTTACGCGTTTCTGAAAAGTCAATTGAGGACAGTCC
Above is a window of Desulfonatronovibrio magnus DNA encoding:
- a CDS encoding ABC transporter permease; protein product: MSTKIWLYIGKRLLATIPVILGLTIIVFFIMALIPGDPATAILGAYATPENVAQLNRQLGLDQSLPRQYMTWLTNIFQGDFGRSYAQNRPVLDIVTERFSATLILAGTALIICSIMGLLAGIISASRQYGLADKLITVIVLIGISTPAFWLGLLLIIVFAVNLSWLPASGMYSIYGGGDLPDLLRHLILPAGTLAFIATGVIARLTRSSMLEVLRQDYIRTARAKGLRERRVIYRHAFKAALVSIVPVIGIQAGFVLGGAVYVETVFQWPGIGSMLVNAISTRDLLLVQGGVLIVAVAYVFFNLIADVVQFLLDPRVTA
- a CDS encoding ABC transporter substrate-binding protein — its product is MKKSWYFLLVFFVLLSFISFKTAWSATPPNVLVVGQIAEPQSLDPHGVTAVNDFRILMNIYDGLVRYEDGSLEVEPALAESWTISDDGLEYVFQLRQGISFHDGSAFNAEAVVFNFQRMLDEDHPYHHTGPFPLSFYFSQVDSVEALDDYSVKFTLSEPFAPLLSNLAYPTGLIVSPAAVKEHQEDFGRHPSGTGPFRFEEWRANTRVVLVRNSDYWDGVPSLEAVVFRPITDANTRVAEMLSGGIDLMVEVPPDNVGHFKADANYQVFEQAGPHLWFLILNMKEGPFKDQRVRQAVNYAIDKESLVRDVLQGTAAVAAGPTPPAFAWAYNDALEPYPYDPDKARALLAEAGAEGAQLTFYVTEGGSGMLDPLSMGAAIQADLAEVGLRVSIETYEWNTFLGRVNPGLEGKADMAQMAWMTNDPDTLPYLALRTEAWPEHGGFNSGYYSNPEVDELLARARQSTDQDERAELYRRMQEIVYEDAPWAFVANWKQNAVASSRVEGFRLQPSFFLLLHDVSKM
- a CDS encoding DUF1028 domain-containing protein; the encoded protein is MTYSIVATDPVSGAMGAATATGLAAVGGFVTHTRFGAGAIATQGLFTNWISGEKGLALLMQGHDANKVMEILVNEDNGSSQRQFIVCDTLGNTAGHTGHANKDFKIHVCRQDYAIAGNMLAGKDIIEAMEAAFLGDESQELHLRLINSLMAGEKAGGDYRGTHSCAVKVSYFDRPPFDLRVDWADYNCCQQLLSIYEKTQCTSFQEFIAWVPTIAEPDKKKVMLEPAMPLAATLVAPDIIANDKENI
- a CDS encoding M20 family metallo-hydrolase — translated: MKISGQQIFDILEEAATFSLPGPGVTRVLGSPQHKALLPKLKQWMQQAGLETRLDAAGNLIGRYPIEGLSKKTLILGSHQDTVVQGGKYDGMLGIVVPLVALAELNAQKAVLPCNVELIAFSDEEGVRFPSTLTGSSPLAGKFDMRNLQLKDKDGVTLEQALLDIGGNPEQIPALARNPEDMAGYLEVHIEQGPVLENEDLPVGIVSAITGIERHSVIVHGEAGHAGTIPMNMRKDALVGAARIVSTVDQTCKMTDSLVGVVGSLSVSPNAVNVVPALVNLTIELRSPDSKLRARSREQIFATIQEHAKELNLGLEHQMTYAQDGVECSPKIQKGLARAFSSFGISPRYLFSGAGHDGLAMSYLTDVGMLFVRCKKGVSHHPDEAITMDDAETAARIVKEFLLSCNADG
- a CDS encoding ExeA family protein is translated as MQLLKFFHLKEHPFESSPDPKILFPGENFKQTLKNIWKNICSANGFVLLTGQEGTGKTLLLKAIQNKISLNHYTCFISDSQLTPRDLLETLLEHFGVYPDIKDNVPMGIMLRKLHVFLMDRAIRNERVIIFIDNLHDMPDDTLKELKSFTDLEADNEKVLQIVLAGRPQCQGLLGKTELKSLTDRIKGDYRLNALSRNEVVQYIAHRVKVSSINPRDRKVKFTPKALLAVYKISQGIPGTINAICRRTMAAALDNNSHTINLDIFKQAIEGQSKKKHAQGFNGLTRVYIKAAAVFLIILFTGIFIFLKSRPGPDPDLFTRNTPALPTQHLTEQGNQNAGDMPGQTQTHDQTHDQRHDNEVSAQKVSDQEDIKIRQIKIDQPPPEALHVSSGAEFIRVLIDQGMAQIWKGTDQGLLLFHTVDYDWHYGPGLFLTGNDPDTGPYVFDHQAHLLDEPSITLSAFFSHLEEYIVRNAAPVLATSATQVFQPDYGDVRNRMNHSFYQFIHTWESMEIDDLFEIYADEVIQHYMHLSQPVIFDHHQAYLQKQELFSRTDFIALEVAKPVFLIHPYKPEQIMAVYHQKYRSDTLEDKGTKVLFFTKNPTASNYQWLVNEEFWVRDM
- a CDS encoding 4'-phosphopantetheinyl transferase family protein, which gives rise to MVAIYTLNISDLNLDQSFSAIIHPSRLETASRFKFAGDKARCIGAGILLSIAVYESALKISLPPEEGQLPHGKPYLLEAPGFHYNISHSRDWVVCAVSDKPVGIDIEHSDRDAGLVAGRYFSHEENEYIASLPSSEHYGAIMELWVLRESYLKATGQGLAFSLKDIAVRFDPGPYIVQCGKKTDYSMALCRMPDERYKLGLAVCKGPEPLTYVFRQVCGRTLMVLRDS